Proteins encoded by one window of Serratia nevei:
- a CDS encoding isochorismatase family protein, producing the protein MKTLYRTLALAIAMAGAAQPAFAAPTASQPHTQTQQASGPLQLLDRNNSVLLLVDHQIGLITGVRDMDGATLKHNVVALAKAAQVMGIPVVVTSTGANGPFGPIIPELKAALPGVKIIDRHSVNAWDDANVRKAVEATGRKKIVIAGVSLEVCAGFPAITAKAAGYDTYVVIDASGTFNQSKHEAGMARLIQAGVIPTDYGTVGVEWLGDNGDAKAGELYGALDMPATTLVNQLFQAKGK; encoded by the coding sequence ATGAAAACCCTTTACCGCACGTTGGCCTTGGCCATTGCGATGGCCGGGGCGGCGCAGCCGGCCTTCGCCGCGCCGACTGCGTCGCAGCCACATACTCAGACGCAGCAGGCGTCTGGCCCTTTGCAGCTGTTGGATCGCAACAACTCGGTACTGTTGTTGGTTGACCATCAGATCGGCCTGATCACCGGCGTGCGTGATATGGACGGCGCGACGCTGAAACATAACGTCGTGGCGCTCGCCAAAGCGGCCCAGGTGATGGGGATCCCGGTGGTCGTGACATCGACCGGTGCCAACGGTCCGTTCGGGCCGATCATTCCGGAGCTCAAGGCTGCGTTGCCGGGTGTGAAAATCATCGATCGCCACAGCGTCAACGCCTGGGACGATGCAAACGTGCGCAAAGCGGTCGAGGCCACCGGCCGCAAAAAGATCGTGATCGCCGGCGTATCGCTGGAAGTGTGTGCCGGGTTCCCGGCGATCACCGCCAAAGCGGCGGGGTACGACACCTATGTGGTGATCGATGCCTCCGGCACTTTCAACCAGTCCAAGCATGAAGCGGGGATGGCTCGGCTGATTCAGGCCGGAGTGATCCCGACGGATTACGGTACGGTGGGAGTAGAGTGGCTGGGGGATAATGGCGATGCCAAAGCCGGCGAGCTGTACGGGGCGCTGGATATGCCGGCGACGACCTTGGTGAACCAGCTGTTCCAGGCCAAGGGCAAATAG
- the cybB gene encoding cytochrome b561 — MPWQIRLHWLVAILLVITCVTIELRGFAEPGSAPWYVLVVTHFSCGVTVFALMIARLFLRWRHPSPAIVPKPPKWQTGLAHLTHTLIYLLLLTLPVLGVYSRYLGGKEWYLFGLPMPFADVADRPQARMIIGWHKTLASFGYWLIGLHAAAALFHHYIVKDNALVRMLPLMKKR, encoded by the coding sequence ATGCCGTGGCAAATTCGCCTGCACTGGCTGGTGGCGATCCTGCTGGTCATCACCTGCGTCACCATCGAGCTGCGCGGCTTTGCCGAACCGGGCAGCGCCCCCTGGTACGTGCTGGTTGTCACCCACTTCAGCTGCGGCGTAACGGTGTTTGCGCTGATGATCGCCCGCCTGTTCCTGCGCTGGCGCCACCCTTCGCCCGCTATCGTGCCCAAACCGCCGAAGTGGCAAACCGGCCTGGCGCACCTGACGCACACCCTGATTTACCTGCTGCTGCTAACGCTGCCGGTACTGGGGGTGTACTCGCGCTATCTGGGCGGCAAGGAGTGGTATCTGTTCGGCCTGCCGATGCCGTTCGCCGACGTGGCGGATCGGCCGCAGGCGCGGATGATTATCGGCTGGCACAAAACGCTGGCGTCGTTCGGCTACTGGCTGATCGGCCTGCATGCTGCCGCCGCGCTGTTCCACCACTATATCGTCAAGGACAATGCGCTGGTGCGCATGCTGCCACTGATGAAAAAGCGCTGA
- a CDS encoding ABC transporter substrate-binding protein yields MTFSKHPIAALALASAGLLSAGSALAASDALVYCTVASPESFNPQLSSSGPTFIATSQVLYNRLVTLRESDKTPAPSLATEWSVSPDGKTYTFTLRQGVKFNSNKYFTPTRDFNAEDVVFTVMRQKDPANPYHKVSGGNYEYFTDMGLDKLIAKVEAVDEHHVRFTLSQPNAAFVADWAMDFASILSAEYADAMLKKGTPEYVDNWPIGTGPFALQQYKQDSLIRYIANPHYWQGEVASKHLIFSITPDPQTRLAKLKTNECQIIPAPLPEQFAAIKADGNLQLHDITGLNVGYLAFNTQKKPFDNLLVRQALSYAVDKKAIVAAVFKDSGTPANSLLPPGMLGYNDKLPEYAYDPQKARELLKQAGLEQGFETDIWSMPVQRPYNPNSKRIAEMIQSDWAKVGVKAKIVTWEWGQYLAGLRKGEQQSALYGWVSDNGDPDNFATLLGCAGVQSGANVARWCDKDYDSLIQQAIQENQPQARAKLYQQAQVIFAKQAPWLPLATGKVFYATRSNLSGYVVDVNGSDFAKAKLN; encoded by the coding sequence TTGACGTTTTCAAAACACCCTATCGCCGCGCTGGCGCTGGCAAGCGCCGGCCTGCTGTCGGCGGGCAGCGCGCTGGCCGCTTCCGATGCGCTGGTGTACTGCACCGTCGCCTCGCCGGAATCGTTCAACCCGCAGCTCTCCAGCTCCGGGCCGACCTTTATCGCCACCTCGCAGGTGCTGTACAACCGGCTGGTAACTCTGCGCGAAAGCGATAAAACCCCTGCCCCTTCGCTGGCCACCGAGTGGAGCGTCAGCCCGGACGGCAAGACCTACACCTTTACCCTGCGCCAGGGCGTGAAATTCAACAGCAACAAATATTTCACCCCAACGCGCGACTTCAACGCCGAAGACGTGGTGTTCACCGTGATGCGGCAGAAGGATCCCGCTAACCCGTATCACAAGGTCTCCGGCGGCAACTATGAATACTTCACCGACATGGGCCTGGATAAACTGATCGCCAAGGTGGAAGCGGTGGACGAGCATCACGTGCGCTTCACGCTGAGCCAGCCCAACGCCGCCTTCGTCGCCGACTGGGCGATGGATTTCGCCTCAATCCTGTCCGCCGAATACGCCGACGCCATGCTGAAAAAGGGCACGCCGGAATACGTCGACAACTGGCCGATCGGCACCGGGCCGTTCGCGCTGCAGCAGTACAAGCAGGATTCGCTGATCCGCTACATCGCCAACCCGCACTACTGGCAGGGCGAAGTGGCCAGCAAGCATCTGATCTTCTCGATTACGCCGGATCCGCAAACCCGGCTGGCCAAGCTGAAGACCAACGAATGCCAGATCATCCCCGCGCCGCTGCCGGAACAGTTCGCCGCCATCAAGGCCGACGGCAACCTGCAGCTGCACGACATCACCGGGCTGAACGTCGGCTATCTGGCGTTCAACACCCAGAAAAAACCGTTCGACAACCTGCTGGTGCGCCAGGCGCTGAGCTATGCAGTGGACAAGAAAGCGATCGTCGCCGCAGTGTTCAAAGACAGCGGCACGCCGGCCAACTCGCTGCTGCCGCCGGGCATGCTGGGCTACAACGATAAACTGCCGGAGTACGCCTACGATCCGCAGAAGGCGCGCGAGCTGCTGAAGCAGGCCGGGCTGGAGCAGGGCTTTGAGACCGACATCTGGTCGATGCCGGTACAGCGCCCCTACAACCCGAACTCGAAGCGCATCGCCGAGATGATCCAGAGCGACTGGGCGAAGGTAGGCGTGAAAGCCAAGATCGTCACCTGGGAGTGGGGCCAGTATCTGGCCGGGCTGCGCAAAGGCGAACAGCAGAGCGCGCTGTACGGTTGGGTGTCGGACAACGGCGATCCGGACAACTTCGCCACCCTGCTCGGCTGCGCCGGGGTGCAGAGCGGCGCCAACGTGGCGCGCTGGTGCGATAAGGATTACGACAGCCTGATCCAGCAGGCGATTCAGGAGAATCAGCCGCAGGCGCGCGCCAAGCTGTATCAACAGGCGCAGGTGATCTTCGCCAAACAGGCGCCGTGGCTGCCGCTGGCCACCGGCAAAGTGTTCTACGCCACCCGCAGCAACCTGAGCGGCTACGTGGTGGACGTGAACGGCAGCGACTTCGCCAAGGCCAAATTGAACTGA
- a CDS encoding flavin reductase family protein, which produces MSHFRPVALEHASRLLNHGPTVLITSRSRDGAKRNVMAAAWSMPVEFSPPRIAIVVDKGAHSRQMIEESGVFGICVPAAMFIDATYAVGSVSGLDDDKFARFHIAAAPSATLQVPLIEQGCVAWLECRLLPESGAQEKYDTCFGEVLSAAADERVFQQGRWNFTAANADLHTIHHLGAGNFVRSGETLRAKPL; this is translated from the coding sequence ATGAGCCACTTTCGCCCTGTCGCCCTCGAACACGCCAGCCGCCTGCTGAACCACGGCCCGACGGTATTGATCACCAGCCGCAGCCGCGACGGCGCCAAACGCAACGTGATGGCTGCCGCCTGGTCGATGCCGGTGGAGTTCAGCCCGCCGCGCATTGCCATCGTGGTGGACAAAGGGGCGCACAGCCGGCAAATGATCGAGGAAAGCGGCGTATTCGGCATTTGCGTGCCGGCGGCCATGTTCATCGACGCCACCTACGCGGTCGGCAGCGTGTCCGGGCTGGATGACGACAAGTTCGCCCGCTTCCACATCGCTGCCGCGCCGAGCGCCACCCTGCAGGTGCCGCTGATCGAACAGGGCTGCGTGGCGTGGCTGGAGTGCCGCTTATTGCCGGAAAGCGGCGCGCAGGAAAAATACGACACCTGCTTCGGCGAGGTGCTGAGCGCGGCGGCGGACGAGCGGGTGTTCCAGCAAGGGCGCTGGAACTTCACCGCCGCCAATGCGGATCTGCATACGATTCATCATCTGGGGGCGGGCAACTTCGTGCGCAGCGGCGAGACGCTGCGGGCCAAACCGCTTTAA
- a CDS encoding winged helix-turn-helix transcriptional regulator: MAYPGDVYSSKCSARDALALISGKWVMLILPALAQRPMRNGELLRRIDGISQKVLTQTLRQLERNGLLERLDLSEKNQAHVEYRLSAVACSLVETLTALDRWAEYHFPELDAARERYDADRKRAAD; encoded by the coding sequence ATGGCCTATCCCGGCGACGTCTATTCGAGTAAATGCTCCGCGCGCGATGCGCTGGCGCTGATTTCCGGCAAGTGGGTGATGCTGATCCTGCCCGCGCTGGCGCAGCGGCCGATGCGCAACGGCGAGCTGCTGCGCCGCATCGACGGCATTTCACAGAAGGTGCTGACGCAAACGCTGCGCCAGCTGGAACGCAACGGGCTGCTCGAACGGCTGGATTTAAGTGAAAAGAATCAGGCGCATGTGGAATACCGGCTCAGCGCCGTCGCCTGCTCGCTGGTCGAGACGCTGACGGCGCTGGACCGATGGGCGGAATACCATTTCCCCGAGTTGGACGCCGCCCGCGAGCGCTATGATGCCGACCGCAAGCGCGCGGCCGATTAA
- a CDS encoding NAD(P)H-dependent oxidoreductase translates to MNVLIVLAHPEPHSFNAHLAEQARQAWLAQGHQVKTVDLYQEGVDPREGAGHYPSRKQADRFDAMQEQRHHWTIQALPAEIRRHIELLRWADTLVLQFPFWWFGAPAILKGWMDRVFVYGGVYDSRHRHENGVMRGKRALLTVTAGASAQACAPDGRDGDMRLMLWPIMHALHYIGFSVLEPFLVYGVRGGLAGEELRAQNAALAQVTQAYREGLSDLAAWPAVPFNRNDDFDADLALKPGAPVYSPFVRHRDPI, encoded by the coding sequence ATGAACGTGCTGATTGTGCTGGCTCACCCCGAGCCACATTCTTTCAATGCCCATTTGGCCGAACAGGCGCGGCAGGCCTGGCTGGCGCAGGGGCACCAGGTGAAGACGGTCGATCTGTATCAGGAGGGGGTTGATCCGCGCGAAGGCGCCGGCCATTACCCCAGCAGAAAGCAGGCGGACAGGTTCGATGCGATGCAGGAGCAGCGCCATCACTGGACGATCCAGGCGCTGCCGGCGGAGATCCGGCGGCATATCGAGCTGCTGCGCTGGGCGGATACGCTGGTGCTGCAGTTCCCTTTCTGGTGGTTCGGCGCGCCGGCCATCCTCAAAGGCTGGATGGATCGGGTGTTCGTTTACGGCGGGGTGTACGACAGCCGCCACCGCCATGAGAACGGCGTGATGCGCGGCAAACGGGCGCTGCTGACCGTCACCGCCGGCGCTTCCGCTCAGGCCTGCGCGCCGGACGGGCGCGACGGCGATATGCGGCTGATGCTGTGGCCGATCATGCATGCGCTGCACTATATCGGCTTTAGCGTGCTGGAGCCGTTCCTGGTCTATGGCGTGCGCGGCGGATTGGCGGGCGAGGAGCTGCGGGCGCAGAACGCCGCTTTGGCGCAGGTGACGCAGGCGTATCGGGAAGGCTTAAGCGATCTTGCCGCTTGGCCGGCGGTACCGTTCAACCGCAATGACGATTTTGACGCCGATCTGGCGCTGAAGCCCGGCGCGCCGGTCTACAGCCCGTTCGTGCGGCACCGCGATCCGATTTAG
- a CDS encoding Exc2 family lipoprotein, giving the protein MKRLKSAALLLPLLALSACTHHLSSAEQHAKHYVYQTRDDFDPQFRTDVNGSIKNAVPMFEQFYQQGKKDRAAGVARSEAQKKADYLASPEFQQNMEHKTIFINRAYSGSDNPKRRQVLSQEAVGAYWDGYEGR; this is encoded by the coding sequence ATGAAAAGACTGAAAAGCGCGGCGCTGTTGTTGCCGCTGTTGGCGCTCAGCGCCTGCACTCATCACCTCAGCAGCGCCGAGCAGCATGCCAAACACTACGTTTATCAAACCCGCGACGACTTCGATCCGCAATTCCGCACCGATGTGAACGGCAGCATTAAAAACGCCGTGCCGATGTTCGAACAGTTCTACCAGCAGGGGAAAAAGGATCGCGCGGCGGGCGTGGCGCGCAGCGAGGCGCAGAAAAAGGCCGACTATCTGGCCAGCCCGGAATTCCAGCAGAACATGGAACACAAAACCATTTTCATCAATCGCGCCTACAGCGGCTCCGACAATCCTAAGCGTCGCCAGGTGCTGTCGCAGGAAGCGGTGGGCGCCTATTGGGACGGCTACGAAGGGCGCTGA
- a CDS encoding DsbA family protein, whose product MLAKVKRSFAAAVVLMLALPAVQAADYRAGEQYTRLDKPVAAAPAVVEFFSFYCGPCYQFADTYRVGSTVAQALPAGEKVTKYHVSLMGKLGNELTEAWAVATVLGVEDKIEGAMFDAVQKQRAVNGAEDIQRVFTAAGIDAATYENARHSLLVKGLIAKQNEAVKAFEVRGTPSFYVAGKYKIDNAGMASTSVEGYAKEYAAVVRYLLDKQP is encoded by the coding sequence ATGTTGGCAAAAGTTAAGCGTTCGTTCGCCGCCGCCGTCGTATTGATGTTGGCGTTGCCCGCGGTTCAGGCCGCGGATTACCGTGCGGGCGAGCAATACACCCGGCTGGATAAGCCGGTGGCCGCCGCGCCGGCGGTGGTGGAGTTCTTCTCCTTCTACTGCGGCCCTTGCTATCAGTTTGCCGATACCTACCGCGTAGGCAGTACCGTTGCTCAGGCGTTGCCCGCCGGTGAGAAAGTCACCAAATATCACGTCAGCCTGATGGGTAAACTGGGCAATGAGCTGACCGAAGCCTGGGCGGTGGCGACGGTGCTGGGCGTGGAAGACAAGATTGAAGGGGCGATGTTCGACGCGGTGCAGAAACAGCGCGCCGTCAACGGCGCCGAAGATATTCAGCGGGTGTTCACGGCGGCCGGCATCGATGCCGCTACCTATGAAAACGCGCGTCACAGCCTGCTGGTCAAAGGATTGATCGCCAAGCAGAACGAAGCGGTGAAAGCGTTCGAGGTGCGCGGCACCCCGTCGTTCTACGTGGCAGGCAAATACAAGATAGACAATGCCGGCATGGCCAGCACCAGCGTTGAAGGCTACGCCAAAGAGTACGCGGCGGTGGTGCGTTACCTGTTGGACAAACAGCCGTAA
- a CDS encoding acid phosphatase: MKSLQKSVLALCLFTTSALTAFHAQAAEEAQPFTTAQQVDLTHILPPPPVNDSAQTQRELREVLDMQQKRTPEMASQAKADAEENVWVYSNVMGPKFNAKALPAVSAFFDRIVATEAAVVDPAKDFWKRPRPHMLDSRIEPIVKRSSSGSWPSGHTTLGTLMGITLANMVPEKRAAIMTRAWQYGDNRVVAGIHYPSDIEMGRIAGSVISQQLSQQQDFQQQYRQARDELRLALDLPAEK, from the coding sequence ATGAAATCGTTGCAGAAATCCGTTTTAGCGCTGTGTTTGTTTACCACCAGCGCCCTGACCGCGTTCCACGCGCAGGCGGCAGAGGAAGCCCAACCGTTCACCACCGCGCAGCAGGTGGATCTGACCCACATCCTGCCGCCACCGCCGGTCAACGACTCGGCGCAGACCCAGCGCGAACTGCGGGAAGTGCTCGACATGCAGCAGAAACGCACGCCGGAAATGGCCAGCCAGGCCAAGGCGGATGCGGAAGAGAACGTCTGGGTGTACAGCAACGTGATGGGGCCGAAGTTCAACGCCAAAGCGTTGCCGGCCGTGAGCGCCTTCTTCGATCGCATCGTCGCCACCGAAGCGGCGGTGGTCGATCCGGCGAAAGATTTCTGGAAGCGCCCGCGCCCGCATATGCTCGACAGCCGCATCGAGCCGATCGTCAAGCGCTCCAGCTCCGGCTCCTGGCCTTCCGGCCACACCACGCTGGGCACGCTGATGGGCATCACCCTGGCCAACATGGTGCCGGAAAAGCGCGCCGCCATCATGACGCGTGCCTGGCAATACGGTGACAACCGAGTGGTGGCGGGGATCCACTACCCTTCCGATATCGAGATGGGCCGCATCGCCGGCAGCGTGATCAGCCAGCAGCTTTCACAGCAGCAGGATTTCCAGCAGCAGTACCGGCAAGCGCGCGACGAGCTGCGCCTGGCGCTGGATTTGCCTGCGGAAAAATAG
- the feaR gene encoding transcriptional regulator FeaR, translating to MTALATLRDVGFEEWLGKINTACGRFCAKTLGPGFSGAMQEFRAHALRLSVVDVSQARLYRTPREIARSDGAHFFTVFQLRGSALMEQGESQTVLSPGDITLIDASRPSSFTFQRDSRQISLLLPRGCLPVPPPCAQRLGAELSAVRLSRQLVLSSMQDPQLAAAESEAVLNALAALLRPALALEQARPEGQQPVFDKALALIDRHIQSAQLRPEWVAAELGVSLRSLYRLFARQGLVVAQYIRNRRLDLCAQALRSAAGQEKLAGVGLDWGFADHSHFSTAFKQRFGMSPSEYRRQYQ from the coding sequence ATGACGGCATTGGCAACGCTCCGGGACGTCGGCTTCGAAGAGTGGCTGGGGAAAATCAACACCGCCTGCGGCCGATTCTGCGCGAAAACGCTGGGGCCGGGCTTCAGCGGGGCGATGCAGGAATTCCGCGCCCATGCGCTGCGCCTGAGCGTGGTCGACGTGTCTCAGGCCCGGCTGTACCGCACGCCGCGCGAGATCGCCCGCAGCGACGGCGCGCACTTTTTTACCGTCTTCCAGCTGCGCGGCAGCGCGTTGATGGAACAGGGCGAGAGCCAGACGGTGCTCTCTCCCGGCGACATCACGCTGATCGACGCCTCACGGCCCAGCAGCTTCACCTTCCAGCGCGATTCGCGCCAAATCTCACTGCTGTTGCCGCGCGGTTGTCTGCCGGTGCCGCCGCCTTGTGCCCAGCGTCTCGGAGCAGAGCTCAGCGCGGTGCGCCTCAGCCGCCAACTGGTGCTGAGCAGCATGCAGGATCCTCAGCTCGCCGCGGCGGAAAGCGAGGCGGTGCTGAATGCGCTGGCGGCGCTGCTGCGCCCGGCGCTGGCGCTCGAACAGGCGCGCCCGGAGGGGCAACAGCCGGTTTTCGACAAGGCGCTGGCGTTGATTGACAGGCATATTCAGTCGGCGCAGCTGCGCCCGGAATGGGTGGCGGCCGAGTTGGGGGTGTCGCTGCGCAGCCTGTATCGGCTGTTCGCCCGCCAGGGGCTGGTGGTGGCGCAGTACATCAGAAATCGCCGGCTGGATCTGTGCGCGCAGGCGCTGCGCAGTGCCGCCGGGCAGGAAAAGCTGGCCGGAGTCGGCCTCGACTGGGGTTTCGCCGATCACAGCCATTTCTCGACCGCTTTCAAGCAGCGTTTCGGCATGTCGCCGAGCGAGTACCGCCGGCAATATCAATAA
- a CDS encoding aldehyde dehydrogenase family protein translates to MSDNTVAVLDSVSRFLDRQHGLYIDGQWRASAAEGRLAVYNPANGQQIATTADANEHDVALAVQSAHKAFSEGVWAQRLPVERERILLRYADLVEQHAEELAQLETLEQGKSINIARAFEVGSTLNWMRYTAGLATKITGQTLDVSIPMPPGAKYQVYTRKEPIGVVAGIVPWNFPLMIGMWKVMPALAAGCSIVIKPSETTPLTLLRMAELASEAGVPPGVFNVVTGRGTLCGKALTEHPLIAKVSFTGSTPVGKSIARAAADRLTRVTLELGGKNPAIVLKDADPQQVIEGLMLGSFLNQGQVCAASSRIYIEAPIYDQLVAGFEQAVKSLSVGPGMDTGAQINPLVSLAHRNKVAAYLDDARAKNAELIGGAAGPDANGFYIPPTLVINPDDRLNLTREEVFGPVVNLIRVASAEEALSKANDTDFGLTASLWTTSLQKAMALTPRIQAGTVWVNTHTLIDPNMPFGGFKQSGSGRDFGPDWLDAYTETKSVCIRY, encoded by the coding sequence ATGTCTGACAATACCGTAGCCGTGCTGGATAGCGTGTCGCGTTTTCTCGATCGTCAGCATGGGCTGTATATCGACGGCCAGTGGCGTGCGTCCGCCGCGGAAGGCCGCCTGGCGGTGTATAACCCCGCCAATGGGCAGCAGATCGCCACCACCGCCGACGCCAACGAACACGACGTCGCGCTGGCGGTGCAGTCCGCCCACAAAGCCTTCAGCGAAGGCGTCTGGGCGCAGCGTCTGCCGGTAGAGCGCGAACGCATCCTGCTGCGCTACGCCGATTTGGTGGAGCAACACGCCGAGGAGCTGGCGCAGTTGGAAACCCTGGAGCAGGGCAAGTCCATCAACATCGCCCGCGCCTTCGAAGTCGGCAGCACCCTGAACTGGATGCGCTACACCGCCGGTCTGGCGACCAAAATCACCGGCCAGACGCTGGACGTCTCCATTCCGATGCCGCCGGGCGCCAAATATCAGGTTTATACCCGTAAAGAGCCGATTGGCGTGGTCGCCGGCATCGTGCCCTGGAACTTCCCGCTGATGATCGGCATGTGGAAAGTGATGCCGGCGCTGGCGGCAGGCTGCTCCATCGTCATCAAGCCGTCGGAAACCACCCCGCTCACCCTGCTGCGCATGGCCGAACTGGCGAGCGAAGCCGGCGTGCCGCCGGGCGTGTTCAACGTGGTCACTGGCCGCGGCACCCTGTGCGGCAAGGCGCTGACCGAACATCCGCTGATCGCCAAAGTCAGCTTTACCGGCTCCACGCCGGTGGGCAAAAGCATCGCGCGCGCGGCGGCGGATCGCCTGACCCGGGTGACGCTGGAGCTGGGCGGCAAAAACCCGGCCATCGTGCTGAAAGACGCCGATCCGCAGCAGGTGATCGAAGGCCTGATGCTCGGCAGCTTCCTCAACCAGGGGCAGGTGTGCGCCGCCAGTTCGCGGATTTATATCGAAGCGCCGATTTATGACCAACTGGTGGCCGGTTTCGAACAGGCGGTGAAATCGCTGTCGGTCGGGCCTGGCATGGACACCGGCGCGCAAATCAACCCGCTGGTGTCGCTCGCGCACCGCAACAAGGTGGCGGCCTACCTGGACGATGCCCGGGCGAAAAACGCCGAGCTTATCGGCGGCGCGGCCGGGCCGGATGCCAATGGCTTCTACATCCCGCCAACGCTGGTGATCAACCCGGACGACAGGCTGAACCTGACGCGCGAGGAAGTGTTCGGCCCGGTGGTTAACCTGATTCGGGTAGCGAGCGCCGAAGAGGCATTGAGCAAGGCCAACGACACCGACTTCGGGCTGACCGCCAGCCTGTGGACCACCAGCCTGCAGAAAGCGATGGCGCTGACGCCGCGCATCCAGGCCGGCACCGTGTGGGTCAACACCCATACGCTGATCGACCCGAACATGCCGTTCGGCGGGTTCAAACAGTCGGGCAGCGGCCGTGACTTCGGCCCGGATTGGCTGGATGCCTACACCGAAACCAAATCGGTCTGCATCCGCTATTGA
- the leuE gene encoding leucine efflux protein LeuE, protein MLESFGVLNLWTYLAGVVFIIILPGPNTLYVLKTGVSRGVRAGYTAALGVFIGDAILIFCAYIGVASLIRTTPFLFTLVRFLGAIYLLFLGAKILYATFVQKAQAQQQQIEGGHSILRKSLTLSLTNPKAILFYVSFFVQFIDFNYAHTGLSFTILALILEAVSFIYMSTLIFSGAMLAHFFNHKKGLAKLGNGLIGLLFLGFATRLATLSS, encoded by the coding sequence GTGTTAGAGAGTTTTGGCGTCCTGAATTTATGGACCTATTTGGCCGGGGTGGTCTTTATTATCATTCTGCCGGGGCCGAATACGCTGTACGTGCTGAAAACCGGCGTATCGCGCGGCGTGCGCGCTGGCTACACCGCAGCGCTCGGCGTGTTCATCGGCGATGCGATCCTGATCTTCTGCGCCTATATCGGCGTGGCTTCGCTGATCCGCACCACGCCGTTCCTGTTTACCCTGGTGCGTTTTCTCGGCGCGATTTACCTGCTGTTCCTCGGCGCAAAAATCCTCTACGCCACCTTCGTGCAGAAGGCGCAGGCGCAACAACAGCAGATTGAAGGCGGCCACAGCATTCTGCGCAAGTCGCTGACGCTGAGCCTGACCAACCCGAAAGCTATCCTGTTTTACGTGTCGTTCTTCGTGCAGTTCATCGACTTCAACTACGCGCACACCGGGCTGTCGTTCACCATTCTGGCGCTGATCCTCGAAGCCGTCAGCTTTATCTACATGAGCACGCTGATCTTCTCCGGCGCGATGCTGGCGCATTTCTTCAATCACAAGAAAGGCCTGGCGAAGCTCGGCAACGGCCTGATCGGCCTGCTGTTCCTCGGCTTCGCTACCCGTCTGGCGACCCTGAGCTCGTGA
- the ada gene encoding bifunctional DNA-binding transcriptional regulator/O6-methylguanine-DNA methyltransferase Ada, which produces MKNVIDSADPRWLAIVSRDKHADGRFIYAVKTTGVYCSPSCPSRQPNRQNVELFDDAEQAEAAGYRPCKRCRQGLTPLTEQHARQIAEACRYIERAEKAPSLQTLARHVGLSQYHFHRLFKAITGLTPKGYADAQRSQRLRTGLTQQETVTDAIFDAGYGANGRFYQQANAALGMTPKAYRAGGKGMRIHFAVGRCSLGEILAAQSEVGICAILLGDDAQRLVQDLQDKFPNAELIGGDAQYEALMAQVVGLIEAPENGLALPLDIRGTAFQQRVWQALRAIPVGETVSYADIARRIGAPKAVRAVAGACAANVLAVAIPCHRVVRNDGALSGYRWGVERKQALLEKEAQR; this is translated from the coding sequence ATGAAAAACGTAATCGACAGCGCCGATCCGCGCTGGCTGGCGATCGTCAGCCGCGACAAGCACGCCGACGGCCGCTTTATCTACGCGGTGAAAACCACCGGCGTGTATTGCTCACCTTCTTGCCCGTCACGCCAGCCGAACCGGCAAAACGTGGAGCTGTTCGACGACGCCGAGCAGGCGGAGGCAGCGGGTTATCGGCCCTGCAAACGCTGCCGCCAGGGGCTGACGCCGTTGACGGAGCAGCATGCGCGGCAGATAGCTGAGGCCTGCCGCTATATCGAACGGGCGGAGAAAGCGCCGTCGCTGCAGACGCTGGCGCGCCACGTCGGGTTGAGCCAATACCATTTCCACCGGCTGTTCAAAGCGATCACCGGCCTGACGCCGAAAGGCTATGCCGACGCGCAGCGCAGCCAACGGCTGCGCACCGGTCTTACGCAGCAGGAGACGGTGACCGACGCGATCTTCGACGCCGGCTATGGCGCCAACGGCCGCTTCTATCAGCAAGCCAACGCCGCACTGGGCATGACGCCGAAGGCCTACCGGGCGGGTGGCAAAGGCATGCGCATCCATTTCGCCGTCGGGCGCTGTTCGCTGGGCGAGATCCTGGCGGCGCAGAGCGAGGTGGGCATCTGCGCCATTTTGCTGGGGGACGATGCGCAGCGGTTGGTGCAGGATCTGCAGGATAAGTTCCCTAATGCCGAGCTGATCGGCGGCGATGCGCAGTATGAAGCGCTGATGGCGCAGGTGGTGGGGTTGATTGAAGCGCCGGAAAACGGGCTGGCGCTGCCGCTGGATATTCGCGGCACCGCGTTTCAACAGCGGGTTTGGCAGGCGCTGCGGGCGATACCGGTCGGCGAGACCGTCAGCTATGCCGATATCGCCCGGCGCATCGGCGCGCCCAAAGCGGTGCGCGCGGTGGCCGGCGCCTGCGCCGCCAACGTGCTGGCGGTGGCGATCCCCTGTCACCGGGTGGTGCGTAACGACGGCGCCTTGTCCGGCTATCGCTGGGGCGTCGAGCGCAAGCAAGCCTTGTTGGAAAAAGAGGCGCAGCGATGA